A genomic window from Triticum urartu cultivar G1812 chromosome 7, Tu2.1, whole genome shotgun sequence includes:
- the LOC125523436 gene encoding protein MKS1-like: MEEYSASSSQRGGGGGRGELQGPRPAPLRVHKDSHRIKKPPASQVRQPVIIYTVSPKVVHANPGEFMSVVQRLTGASSSSSSLPPPPQSTLPFPFFPQRSSSSMLPPALPQTLPFPFQLQQASGPQAHEGALLQHQHSPAARLAAIEQASAPAARSTGVHRGGLPPLPSILSPVPGSLPAIPPGFFSPPAGGAGGGINLFGELISPAFHGHGALTGTTAGASPTPMSLQYFPAAAAPSPSTPYYWDLFNNHPNHL; the protein is encoded by the coding sequence ATGGAGGAGTACTCAGCGTCCTCCTCCCagcgcggtggcggtggcggccgcggggagctgcagGGCCCGCGCCCGGCGCCGCTCAGGGTCCACAAGGACTCGCACAGGATCAAGAAGCCGCCCGCCTCGCAGGTGCGGCAGCCGGTCATCATCTACACGGTGTCGCCCAAGGTCGTGCACGCCAACCCCGGCGAGTTCATGTCCGTCGTGCAGCGCCTCACCGGCGCCTCCTCGTCATCCTCCTCACTCCCACCGCCGCCACAGTCGACGCTCCCGTTCCCGTTCTTCCCGCAGCGGTCGTCGTCTTCCATGCTCCCGCCGGCGTTGCCGCAAACGCTGCCGTTCCCGTTCCAGCTCCAGCAAGCATCTGGGCCGCAGGCGCACGAGGGTGCGCTGCTCCAGCATCAGCACTCGCCTGCCGCGCGCCTCGCTGCCATCGAGCAGGCGTCGGCGCCAGCCGCACGGAGCACCGGTGTTCATCGTGGAGggctgccgccgctgccgagcATCCTGTCTCCGGTGCCGGGATCTCTCCCGGCGATCCCACCGGGCTTCTTCTCTCCGCCGGCCGGCGGAGCTGGCGGTGGCATCAATCTGTTCGGCGAGCTGATCAGCCCGGCATTCCATGGCCACGGCGCGCTAACCGGCACCACCGCCGGTGCAAGTCCTACACCAATGTCATTACAGTATTTCCCCGCTGCAGCTGCGCCGTCGCCGTCGACCCCCTACTATTGGGATCTCTTCAACAACCACCCAAACCACCTATAA